The region CAATCCGTGCAGATTTCGCTGAAAATATAGATGCAAATGCAGTTCATGGAAGTGATTCAGTAGAAAATGCAGCTATCGAAATTGCATTCTTTTTCTCAGAGAGAGAAATTTCATAAGTTAAAACTATGAAAGTTATTCTTAGAAAAATAGGCAAAACACCAATAGATTTTGAAGTTAAATCAGATGAAATAGCTTTTAAAGGTTATTTACAGTATCATGCTGGCAAATTGATTTTGCTCAAAGCAAATTTAGATGGCTTTGTTCTAACTGAGTGTAACCAATGTGGCAAAGAGTTTAGATTACCTGTAAATGAAGAGATAGAGTTTTTTATCTCAGATGGTATCTATGAAGATGATAACAATCTTGAATTAGATGTTGTCGAATCTTTAGACTCTATAGCTGATTTAGATGAGCTTTTAAACTCTGAAATTGAGCTAATCAAGAGCGACTACAATAGTTGTGAAAATTGTAAAAATTCTGAGATATAACTTTATAATCTATGCTCCAATGGGGACTAGTTTTAGTCATCTCAGTATCGTAAATGTAGTAAAAAGAACTTATTCTTTTTACGGACAAATAAGATGAAATATTTTTCATTTTATTTATAAAACAAATCAAATAAAGGAAATTAATTATGGCAGTACCTAAGAGAAGAGTATCTCATTCACGTTCAGCGAAAAGAAGAACTCACTATAAAATTACTTTAGCTAAACCAGTTAAAGATAAAGATGGAACATACAAACTACCTCACCATATCAACCCAACTACTGGTGAGTATAAGTAATCAATGATAAAAATTGCTATTGATGCAATGGGAGGGGACTTTGGTCCCAAACCTATTATAGATGGTTGTGTTAAAGCGTTAAAGAAAAAATTGTTTGTTCCTATACTTGTGGGTAAAAAAGAAGAAATTTTACCTCTGTTACCAAAACGTTATAGAGATAAGATTTCTATAGTTGAAGCTAATGATGTTATTTCAATGTCAGATGCCGCTACAGATGCTGTCAAAAGGAAAGAGAGTTCTATATATAAAGCTATTGAACTTGTTAAAGATGGTGAAGCTCATGGTGTAGTTTCAGCTGGACATAGTGGAGCTACTATGACACTTGCTACTCTTAGACTTGGTCGTCTAAAAGGTGTTTCACGTCCAGCACTTGCCACTCTTATGCCGACAAGAACAGGTCGCCGTTCAATCCTTTTAGATGCTGGTGCAAATGTTGATTCAAAAGCTATTCATATAGCAGAATTTGCTGTTATGGGTGGATGCTATGCAGAAGATTTGCTAAAAATCCAAAATCCAAGTATTGGTATACTTGCGAATGGGGAAGAACCTTCAAAAGGTAATGATGTAACAAAAGAAGCTTTTAAAATTTTAAATGGTTATAAAGGCTTTAAGGGAAATGTTGAAGGTAGCGATATCTTTAATGGTTCTTGTGATGTAATCTCATGTGATGGTTTTGTAGGTAATCTTGTGCTTAAAGCAAGCGAAGGTGTAGCATCTACTATTAGTCAGCTAATTAAAGACTATATTAGAAAATCACCTATTGCAATTACGGGCGCACTTTTAATGAGAAAAGTATTTAAACTTCTAAAAAAACAGATTGATTATGCTGAGATAGGTGGTGCTCCTCTTATTGGTATAAAAGGTTGCGCAATAGTTAGCCATGGAAAGAGTAATTCTAAAGCTATAGAAAATGCTATATATCAAGCTATTAATTATGTTGATACAGGTGTAAATGAGCATATAATCTCAAGATTAGAAGAGTTAAAAAACAAGGAAATTTAATGGCTTATGCTGCATTTCGCTCAATTGGTGCTTATGCTCCAGTTGATATTTTGACTAATGATGACCTTTGTAAGATGGTTGATACAACTGATGAGTGGATTACTAAACGAACAGGTATTAAAGAGCGTCATATAGCTGCAAAAGATGAAACAACTAGTGATATGGGTGTTAAAGCTGCTTTAAAAGCTATTGATAGAAGCGGTATATCTAAAGAAGATATTGATATGGTTGTTTGTGCAACAATTTCGCCTGATTATTTTTGTATGCCATCAACGGCTACTATTATTTCAAATAAACTTGGACTCAGAAATGTTACAGCTTTTGATATTTCAGCTGCTTGTACAGGTTTTGTATATATTTTATCTATTGCAAAAGCATTTATAGAATCTGGAATGAAAAAAAATATTTTGATTATTGGTTCTGAAAAATTATCGGCTATAACTGATTATAGTGATAGAGGAACTTGTATCCTTTTTGGTGATGGTGCAGGAGCAGCGATAATCAGTGCCACAGATAATAAAGATGAAGCTATAATAGATGTCCATACTGGTGCGGATGGTGAGTATGCTGATTTGCTAATGACACCAAATGGTGGAAGTGGTTCAGCTCATGATTCACTAGATCAAGAAGCATCTAGTTGTTTTATGCAAATGAAGGGAAATGAAACTTTTAAAGTTGCTGTTCGCACTCTTACAAAAGATGTTGTAGAAATTTTAAAAGAAAATAAGATTGAGAGTGAATCTATAAAGCACTTTGTACCGCATCAGGCTAATTATAGAATTATAAAAGCTGTTGGAGATGCCTTAAAATTAAGAGATGAGCAGATAGTAGTAACTGTGGCAAAATATGGCAATACATCAGGTGCATCTATACCAATGGCTATAAATGATATCTATGAAAATGGTTCGCTAAAAAGTGGCGAGTTAATGCTTTTAGATGCTTTTGGTGGGGGCTTAACATGGGGAAGTGCCCTTGTTCCTTTTAGCCCATTAAAATAACTTTTTTGCCAGATTTCTTTGTTGAAATTTGGTTTTCTTTCCTCACATACTTAAGTATGTTTTCACTAAAGTAAAATTTTATTTTATATTTTGTAAGGCGTTAAAAACTCTTTTGTAAAAACCTTCAGCAGGTGGTAATTTCAACTCTGCATCTCTTAGTTTTTCTCCCCACATTGGATTTGGAAAGTATGAATCATTTTCAAATCTAGCCATAACGTGTATATGAACTCTTGGAAGCATATTGGCAAATGAAGCCATATTTATTTTTGTAGGGTTATAGTAGTGCTTCATTTCGTATTCTACAATATTATAGGCTTCCCAAAGTTTTTCTCTTAAAGCTTTGGGTAAGTCGCCTAATTCTTTATACGGTTCTTTTGTGAAAATTTTTAGCCAAGGAACTTCACTTTCTTCTTTTTCTATATATATATCACTATCTTCATAAATAAGCATATGCATAATCAAATCCTTTTAGAATTAGTATAATATCACATATATAGTTAGATTAGTTTGTAATTTCCTTATGCTAAGTAGAGAGATTAATCTCTATGTCTATTTGAACTTCCACTAGAACGGCTTTTGTCGCGATTTCCACGATATCCACCGCCATCACGACTACTACCACTACGATTGCGGTCTGAACTTCCACTATTACGAGGTTTGTTGCCACGGTATCCACCGCTTCTGCTACGTCCACGACCTCTAGTATCTCTTCTTTGTCCAGCTCTTTCAAGTATAGCAGCTATTTTATCAGCAGGAATACCTATTTGATTTGGACCTTTGATATCTTGTTGATCTAGCAACATTGAGATAAGTTTATAGGCCATTTGTTCTTCGTCAATATCTTCACGTAATCTATCTAAAACTTTATGAGCTTCATCGTAAATTTTGTGATCTTCAACTTTTTTAACTAAAGTCTCAATTGTAGAGCTTCTTAAATCATTTTTACTTGGAACAAAAGCGTGACCCATTGAAGTTCCAACTTTTTGTTTAATGCGTTGAAGTTCTTTAAACTCTAATGGAGTAAGAAGTGTAATAGCCTTTCCTTTTGTACCAGCACGACCTGTTCTACCAATACGGTGAACATAAGATTCAGGATCAAAAGGAATATGATAGTTAAATACATGAGAGATATTGTTTACGTGAATACCACGAGCAGCAACATCAGTAGCAACTAAAACTTTAACAGAGTTAGATTTGAAACCTTTAATAACTGTTTCACGTTGACGTTGTTCCATATCTCCATGAAGACCATTTGCAAGGTATCCAGCGTTAGATAAAACATTTGATAATCTATCTACTTCGGATTTTGTTCTACAAAATACAACTGATTTTTGTGTGTCTTCTGAATCCATAAGACGAATAATCGCATCATCTCTTTCAGACTCTTCTATAACATAGTATAGTTGTTCAATATCTGTGTTAGTAGTTTCACCTTGAGTAATAGAGATAAATTCAGGATTGTCTAAAATACGCTCAGCTAAAAGTTTGATAGGCTTAGGCATAGTAGCTGAGAAAAGTAATGTTTGACGAGAACTTGGAAGATATGAAAATATTTCATTTATATCATCCAAAAATCCCATATCTAGCATCTCATCAGCTTCGTCTAATACAACAATGCTTGGTTTAAAGTCTTTAATTAAATTCTTTTTAAGTATGTCTAAAAGACGACCAGGTGTAGCTACAACTACACTTGCTCCACGCTCTATAAGATCTATTTGACGTTTATATGAGCTGCCGCCATAAACTGTAACTGTTCTAGCGTTTATGTTTCTACCATATTTAAATAATTCATCACTTACTTGAGTCGCAAGTTCACGAGTTGGAGTAATAACTAAAATTTCAACACCATTTCTTACATCGATGTTATTTAGTGCAGGAAGACCAAATGCTGCAGTTTTACCAGTTCCTGTATGAGCTTGACCAACTATATCACGACCTTGTAGTACAAGTGGAATAGCGGCTGCTTGGATTGGACTTGGAGTTATGAAACCTGCTTGCTGTACGCTTCTTAGTATATCTTTGTTTAAACCTAAATCAGCAAATGTAATAAGGTTCTCTGTTGTGGGTGTGTTTTCTTCTGTTTGTGCATTTTCTTGCATCATTATCCTTTAAATGTAAGGAGATGATACAAGTTTATTAAACGCAGAGCACCTTCCCCTTAAACAATTTCGCGAATTATACCCAAAGAAAACCAAGTTTAGCTTGAAGTTGATAATACTTAAAATAATTTAATTTTATATTGTGTAAAAAATAGCTAACAAATTATTGTTCATATATTATGGAGCGATTTCTACCTGACTCTTTAGCTTTATAGAGAGCTTTATCAGCTCTTTGTAAAATAGTATTAACGCTTTGATCGTCATTTAGCATAGAAATCCCAATACTTACTGTGTAATTTATTTTATCATCTTCAATTATTACTGTAGAGTCAAATATCTCTTTGCGAAATCTCTCTGCAAATATAAAAGCACCTTTACTCGCAGTTTCAGGAAGCATTACAATAAACTCTTCACCGCCAACTCTTGCTACAATATCAATGTTTCTAACCATATTTAAACAGATAGATGCAAAGTGTTTAAGAACTTCATCTCCTACGGCATGACCATAAGTATCGTTTATGTTTTTAAAATGATCAATATCAAGCATTAAAAAGCTTAAATCACTTTTGTATCTAGTTGATCGTTCTAATTCTTTTTGTGAAAGTTCTTCAAATTTACGACGATTAATAGTGCCAGTTAGAGGATCAATAAATGCCATCTCTTCTAATTGCGTATTTTTCTTTTGCTGTTGTTGAATCTCTAACTCTTTTTTGTTTAAGTAAAGTTGTGTGTATATATCACCTTTTAAAAGTTTTTGTCTAGTAGTCTCATATGCATCATACATATAAGCAAGTTCATCTCTATTTGTGTTTATGGGAGAGAGTCTATGAGATCGCCCCCCTGTAGCTAAATCATTCATTGCATTTGTTAGTTGGTAGATTTGAAATTTTGTACCTCTTTTAAAAGTATATAAAATTGAGAGTGTAATGATTAATATAGAACTTGTAAAACTTAACCATAAAAGAAAATTAACAACAGTTTCTTGTATCTTTTTTTCTATTAAAATATTTATATCGTAGAGAAGTTCATCTTCAAAGCGTTTTATATCATTTATTAAATCAGTTATTGATTCAAACCATATTTCTGAATCTAGTTTACCAAAATCTCTTAGGTTTATACTATTTTCATAAGAATTTATTTTTTTTGCTATAGCTGAATTTCTTATTTTTAGGCTTTCATGTTTTTGACTTTGGGTGGCTGTTTGCTCAAAAGTGTTTAAAAATGCATTTTGTGTCCCTATAAGTTTAGTAAAAGTTATATACTCTTTTTGAGTTGCATCTTGTTGTTCTATAATTATAGTCCCATAAGCTCTCTCTCTTCCAAAACCTTCTTTTAGATGCTCAATAGATGCTAAAGTTGCTATATAAGAAGCTATTTCTCTATCACGATTTAAAAACGCTATTTTAGGAGTTATGTTTAAAATATTTTTTATTATTTGTGTGTATCTGTTTATAGCTATATCTTGTGTAATTGATTTTTCATCAATTTTTTTTCTAAGAGTTTTAAACAATAAAATATCTTGTTTAAAAGTTTGAATAAAAGGCTCTATAACTAAAATATCCTCTATCTCTGTAGATTCTATTTGTTTTATAAATTCATTGGTTGCCATATCTGTAATTGTTCTTTGAACTTGTAAACTCTCTTGAAATTTATCTTCTTTAGAGGTTAAATAGCCAGCACTTAATCCTCTTTCTGTTTGTAGAGAGTGTATTAACTCATCTATATTTGAGACAAGGTGTGTAACTCTTGAAGTGTTTTTCATATCTTGATATTTGTTAAAATTATTTACTAAAATAATGCTTCCAAAAAGTAACATTCCTATTAAAGGAATAAGAACTGATAAGAGTATTCTTTTTGTAAAACTGATTTTTTCTACAGTTTTTTCTATAATTGCTGGTAGAGTGTTTTTTTTAGATTTTTTATCTTGAACCATTCCATGTTTTTCAAACATACTAATAGTGGGAATATCTTCTTCTATAATGTGGTTAAAAAGCCAATCTATAAGAAATTCACTAACTTCTTGTGCACTTGAGTTGTCGTTTTTTGATTCTGTTAGTTTTGCTCTTAGTTCAGGAATTTTTTTGCTAAAATTTAAATGTTGCTGCATATGTTCTTCTACATCATCACAGTTACACTTTTTAAGAAGCGCTTCTTCTCTTTGAAAATGCTCTGCTGCATAATTTTTTAAATCATCAAAAATGCTCTCTATAAATTTTGGAGCTTCACCATTGTTGATTGCGAGTGTTAGCTTGTTTATAATATCTAAAAGCTTTTTATGGTCTTTATCAATAATTTTTACGCCAAGGCTTAGACCTTCATTCCATTCTATCATGATAAGATTTTATCATAATATAGTATAATTTTCTCATAAAAGAAGCAGGATAACTTAATGGATTTGTATATATTATTGTTAATAGTGAGTGGTATAATTGTTTTGATTTTACTATATCTTTATCTAACAACACTCCAAAATAAAAATGATTTACGACTTAGATATGCTGTTCTTAGTAGTCGTTTTGAAGAGGAGATAAAATCTTCAAAAGAAAAATTACAAATTATGCAAGATGCAAAAGAAGAACTCTCTAAGGAGTTTAAACTTTTGGCAAATCAGATATTTGAAGATAAATCCAAAAAATTTGATCATACTCATAAAGAGCAATTTGAGATTTTACTTCGTCCTTTTCGTGAGCAAATTTCAAATTTTTCAACTCAATCACGTGAACAGTTTACTTATGAAGCAAAAGAGAGGCATCTATTAAAAGATGAATTAGTTAGACTAAAAGATATGAACTCAAAACTCTCTCAAGAAGCAAAAAATCTTACAAATGCACTTAAGGGTGAAAATAAAATCCAAGGTAATTGGGGTGAGATTGTATTGGAGAGAATCTTAGAAGAATCTGGTCTTCGTAAGGGTATAGAGTATAAAACACAAACAACTTTAAAATCAAATGAGGGGAAAATTTATAGACCTGATGTAATTATAGAGATGCCACAACAAAGAGAGATTATAATTGATTCTAAAGTTTCACTTGTTGCTTATGAGAGGTTTGTAAGCCAAGAAAATCCAGATGCTAAAGCCTTAGCATTAAAAGAACATATAAGCTCCATACATGGACACATAAAAGATTTGAGTTCTAAAAGATATGAAGATCTTGAGGGCATCAATACTTTAGATTTTGTACTTATGTTTATGCCCATAGAAGGTGCTTTTTTGTTGGCGCTTGAATCTGATGGAGAGTTTTTTAAACAAGCTTATAAAAACAATATTTTAGTAGTTTCTCCATCAACACTTTTGGTTACTCTTAGAACTATTGAACATATTTGGCGTACGCAAAGACAAGAAGAACACGCTCAAAAAATTGCACAAGAAGCTGAAGCTATGTATGATAAACTTCTTTTGTTTGTTGAGGAGATGCAAAGGATGGGAACGCATATTCAAAAAGCTCAAGATGCTTATGATACCTCTTTTAAAAGATTAAAGAGTGGTAAAGGAAATATTATAAAACGTGCTGAAAATATGGTAGAACTTGGGCTTAAGCCAAAAAAAATATTGAGTATTTCAAGTGAAGAGTCTTAATGCGAATAAATGAAAAAAAAATCATACCTTATCTTATAGTTGTAGTACCACTTGCTCTTGTTTTAACTGCAAGTTTTTTTATAACTACTTTTTATATAGAAAAGGTTAATGCTTATTTTCATAAAGTTAAAGAGATGTCTATAAAAGAGCATATTGAGTCTAAAAAATCAAAAAGTGAAATATGGGTAGATCAGTTAAATCTTTTGTTTGACTATAAATACAATAGAGTAGATGAAGATATAAAAAACGAACTTCAAACAAGAGTGAATTTAGCTTATGATAGTGCAAGGTTTATTTATGAAAAATATAAACTTAAAAAGAGTAATAAAGAGATAAAAGAGCGTATAGTAGATGCACTAAACCAGATGACTTTTTCAACGAAAAAAGATTATATATTTATATCAGATTTTAATGGAAAAAATATACTCTCACGAAACTCACTTAAAGAACAAAAAAATATAAGTGCTTATGAGGATTTTGATGGAAGATCTATAGTTTTAGAAGAGATTCAAAAAGTTAGAAAAGATGGAGAAGGTTTTTTAGAGAGTAACTTTTATACAGGTTTAACAAAGCATATAATCTTAGTTAAAAATTTAGATATGTATGATTGGTATATTGGGTCTTGTATAGATGAGATGCAAAAAAGAGAAGAGTTAAAGTCAACACTTTTGGGAATGCTTCAGAGTATTCCAATGGATCGTGCTGATTTTATGGGGCTTTATGATAACAAAAAGTCTATCTTTTTATCTAAAAAAATGAAAGAATTTTTAGGAGATGAATCGTTAAAAATTATTAGTGAAAATCTCTCAAAAGAAACTACTTGGTATAAAGATAAAATAGATGGTTTTTACTATTATTCTAAATATTATGAACCTCTTGATTGGCATCTAGTTTACGGTTTTGAAATTTCAAAAATGAGTACAAAAGAGTTAAAAAAACAGACTCAACTCGAAGTGATGTTAGATAATGAACTAGAGTTTATTATGAAAGCATCTGCATCTATAGTTATTTTTGTTGTGATTATCTCACTTTTGTTATCGAGAAAAGTTAACTATATATTTTTGCAGTATCAAAAAGAGGTTCAAAAAAGAACAGATGAGTTAGAAAAACTAAATGAATCACTAGAACAAAGAGTAACCGAGGGATTAAAAGCTCATAGACAAAAAGATAAGATGCTAATTCAGCAGTCAAAAATGGCAGAAATGGGAGATATGCTAAGTATGATAGCTCATCAATGGAGACAACCATTAAATCAAATGTCATATCTTTTTATGAACATAGAATCAGCTTATGAGTATAAAGAGTTAACAAAAGAGTATCTTGATGAGAAGCTAAAAGAAGGCAATAATCTTTTAGAGTTTATGTCTATGACTATTGATGATTTTAGAAACTACTTTAGACCCGATAAATCCAAAGAGTTTGTTTTAGTTAGTGATGTTGTAAATGCAAGTGTAACTCTTATGCAAAAATCACTTGAAATTAGCGGTGTTGAAGTAGAGTTAGATGCTCAAGGTAGAGAGCTGACACATATATATAAAAATGAATTTATTCAAGTTATGTTAAATCTTATAAAAAATGCAAAAGATATTTTAGTAGATAAAAAAATCAAAAATCCAAAGATAAAGATTAGTTCTAGATGCCAAAGAGATAAACTTGTAGTAGAAGTTTGTGACAACGGCGGCGGAATAGATGAGAGCATTATAGAAAAGATATTTGATCCTTACTTTTCAACAAAAGATAAGCATAATGGAACAGGTTTAGGTTTATATATGTCAAAGATGATTATAGAAGAGCATTTAGATGGAAAACTTAGTGTTGTAAATTCTAAAGATGGTGCTTGTTTTAAGATAGAGATTTAATTTTTGTTTTTTTAATACTTTATTAATTAACTTAGTATAGAATGCAAAATTATGAATTCAATTAAAAACAAAATATTGTCGGTTTTACTCTTTACATTTGCTTTTTTTGTAGTACATGATTACGTTGTTGTAAATGACTACTCCCAAGTAAAATATGAAGTAAATCATGCAGAGTATGAAAAATGTGTTGATAAAAAAATTCATATACACGACTCCATACATTCTATATTTTCATTTAACCTCCAAGATAAATATCTCATCTTAACAAAACTACTAGATGCAAAGCCTACAAATAAACTCTTTAGTCTAAGCTCTTACGTAAACCTCGTTCCACAAAGACCTCCTCTAGCTTAATTTTTTTTCTTTTACATATAGTATATTTTAAAAAAAAGGCTAAAACATGAAACTAAAACTATTTTTAGTGTTTTTTATATCTCTTAATATATATGCCCAAAATTTATCTCAAATTTTAGACTCTTTAAAAGATGGTAAAAAAACACTCGCTATTACAGAAAAAACTTCTTTAGATATTGCTCAAAGTGAACTCTTTGATACTCAAGAAGCACCTGAATTAACTCTTAATATCTCTCATGCTGATGAGACAAGCAAAGATGGTTCAGAGTATGCAGTTGCTTTGTCTCAAAATTTAATGCAACCATTTGCATCTTCGAGTAAAAAAAATGCAACTCAAGATGTTATAAAAGCAATCAAGCAAACTCAAAAACGAGATTTACTTCTTCTGTCTTTGGAGGTGGCATCTAGGTATCACTCAGCTTGCATCTCAAAAGAGATGAGTGAGGGCGCTGATACTCTTTTTAAAGAACAAAATACTAAATACTCACAATTAGAGCGTGCTTATGAACTAGGTGAAATATCTAAAAAAAGTCTACTTTTTAACAAGCTAGACTTAGCAAAATTACAACAAAAAGTGTTAATACATAAAAGAGAATACACAGCAGGGATTTCGCATCTACAAGAGAGAGTAGATGGTTTAACTTTACAAGAGTTGTCATGTAGTGACTTGCTACAAATCACAAGAGATGTAAGCTTAAAATCCATAGAAAAACATTCCCAAATGCAAAAGATAAGCTATGAGCAAAGTTCAGCGAACTCTTTTTATAAAGTTTATGACTCTATGTTTAACTCTTTAGCTTACGAGTTAG is a window of uncultured Sulfurimonas sp. DNA encoding:
- the rpmF gene encoding 50S ribosomal protein L32, with protein sequence MAVPKRRVSHSRSAKRRTHYKITLAKPVKDKDGTYKLPHHINPTTGEYK
- the plsX gene encoding phosphate acyltransferase PlsX; this translates as MIKIAIDAMGGDFGPKPIIDGCVKALKKKLFVPILVGKKEEILPLLPKRYRDKISIVEANDVISMSDAATDAVKRKESSIYKAIELVKDGEAHGVVSAGHSGATMTLATLRLGRLKGVSRPALATLMPTRTGRRSILLDAGANVDSKAIHIAEFAVMGGCYAEDLLKIQNPSIGILANGEEPSKGNDVTKEAFKILNGYKGFKGNVEGSDIFNGSCDVISCDGFVGNLVLKASEGVASTISQLIKDYIRKSPIAITGALLMRKVFKLLKKQIDYAEIGGAPLIGIKGCAIVSHGKSNSKAIENAIYQAINYVDTGVNEHIISRLEELKNKEI
- a CDS encoding beta-ketoacyl-ACP synthase III, with product MAYAAFRSIGAYAPVDILTNDDLCKMVDTTDEWITKRTGIKERHIAAKDETTSDMGVKAALKAIDRSGISKEDIDMVVCATISPDYFCMPSTATIISNKLGLRNVTAFDISAACTGFVYILSIAKAFIESGMKKNILIIGSEKLSAITDYSDRGTCILFGDGAGAAIISATDNKDEAIIDVHTGADGEYADLLMTPNGGSGSAHDSLDQEASSCFMQMKGNETFKVAVRTLTKDVVEILKENKIESESIKHFVPHQANYRIIKAVGDALKLRDEQIVVTVAKYGNTSGASIPMAINDIYENGSLKSGELMLLDAFGGGLTWGSALVPFSPLK
- a CDS encoding HIT domain-containing protein; this translates as MHMLIYEDSDIYIEKEESEVPWLKIFTKEPYKELGDLPKALREKLWEAYNIVEYEMKHYYNPTKINMASFANMLPRVHIHVMARFENDSYFPNPMWGEKLRDAELKLPPAEGFYKRVFNALQNIK
- a CDS encoding DEAD/DEAH box helicase, producing MQENAQTEENTPTTENLITFADLGLNKDILRSVQQAGFITPSPIQAAAIPLVLQGRDIVGQAHTGTGKTAAFGLPALNNIDVRNGVEILVITPTRELATQVSDELFKYGRNINARTVTVYGGSSYKRQIDLIERGASVVVATPGRLLDILKKNLIKDFKPSIVVLDEADEMLDMGFLDDINEIFSYLPSSRQTLLFSATMPKPIKLLAERILDNPEFISITQGETTNTDIEQLYYVIEESERDDAIIRLMDSEDTQKSVVFCRTKSEVDRLSNVLSNAGYLANGLHGDMEQRQRETVIKGFKSNSVKVLVATDVAARGIHVNNISHVFNYHIPFDPESYVHRIGRTGRAGTKGKAITLLTPLEFKELQRIKQKVGTSMGHAFVPSKNDLRSSTIETLVKKVEDHKIYDEAHKVLDRLREDIDEEQMAYKLISMLLDQQDIKGPNQIGIPADKIAAILERAGQRRDTRGRGRSRSGGYRGNKPRNSGSSDRNRSGSSRDGGGYRGNRDKSRSSGSSNRHRD
- a CDS encoding bacteriohemerythrin, with amino-acid sequence MIEWNEGLSLGVKIIDKDHKKLLDIINKLTLAINNGEAPKFIESIFDDLKNYAAEHFQREEALLKKCNCDDVEEHMQQHLNFSKKIPELRAKLTESKNDNSSAQEVSEFLIDWLFNHIIEEDIPTISMFEKHGMVQDKKSKKNTLPAIIEKTVEKISFTKRILLSVLIPLIGMLLFGSIILVNNFNKYQDMKNTSRVTHLVSNIDELIHSLQTERGLSAGYLTSKEDKFQESLQVQRTITDMATNEFIKQIESTEIEDILVIEPFIQTFKQDILLFKTLRKKIDEKSITQDIAINRYTQIIKNILNITPKIAFLNRDREIASYIATLASIEHLKEGFGRERAYGTIIIEQQDATQKEYITFTKLIGTQNAFLNTFEQTATQSQKHESLKIRNSAIAKKINSYENSINLRDFGKLDSEIWFESITDLINDIKRFEDELLYDINILIEKKIQETVVNFLLWLSFTSSILIITLSILYTFKRGTKFQIYQLTNAMNDLATGGRSHRLSPINTNRDELAYMYDAYETTRQKLLKGDIYTQLYLNKKELEIQQQQKKNTQLEEMAFIDPLTGTINRRKFEELSQKELERSTRYKSDLSFLMLDIDHFKNINDTYGHAVGDEVLKHFASICLNMVRNIDIVARVGGEEFIVMLPETASKGAFIFAERFRKEIFDSTVIIEDDKINYTVSIGISMLNDDQSVNTILQRADKALYKAKESGRNRSIIYEQ
- a CDS encoding DNA recombination protein RmuC, whose protein sequence is MDLYILLLIVSGIIVLILLYLYLTTLQNKNDLRLRYAVLSSRFEEEIKSSKEKLQIMQDAKEELSKEFKLLANQIFEDKSKKFDHTHKEQFEILLRPFREQISNFSTQSREQFTYEAKERHLLKDELVRLKDMNSKLSQEAKNLTNALKGENKIQGNWGEIVLERILEESGLRKGIEYKTQTTLKSNEGKIYRPDVIIEMPQQREIIIDSKVSLVAYERFVSQENPDAKALALKEHISSIHGHIKDLSSKRYEDLEGINTLDFVLMFMPIEGAFLLALESDGEFFKQAYKNNILVVSPSTLLVTLRTIEHIWRTQRQEEHAQKIAQEAEAMYDKLLLFVEEMQRMGTHIQKAQDAYDTSFKRLKSGKGNIIKRAENMVELGLKPKKILSISSEES
- a CDS encoding cache domain-containing protein, with the protein product MRINEKKIIPYLIVVVPLALVLTASFFITTFYIEKVNAYFHKVKEMSIKEHIESKKSKSEIWVDQLNLLFDYKYNRVDEDIKNELQTRVNLAYDSARFIYEKYKLKKSNKEIKERIVDALNQMTFSTKKDYIFISDFNGKNILSRNSLKEQKNISAYEDFDGRSIVLEEIQKVRKDGEGFLESNFYTGLTKHIILVKNLDMYDWYIGSCIDEMQKREELKSTLLGMLQSIPMDRADFMGLYDNKKSIFLSKKMKEFLGDESLKIISENLSKETTWYKDKIDGFYYYSKYYEPLDWHLVYGFEISKMSTKELKKQTQLEVMLDNELEFIMKASASIVIFVVIISLLLSRKVNYIFLQYQKEVQKRTDELEKLNESLEQRVTEGLKAHRQKDKMLIQQSKMAEMGDMLSMIAHQWRQPLNQMSYLFMNIESAYEYKELTKEYLDEKLKEGNNLLEFMSMTIDDFRNYFRPDKSKEFVLVSDVVNASVTLMQKSLEISGVEVELDAQGRELTHIYKNEFIQVMLNLIKNAKDILVDKKIKNPKIKISSRCQRDKLVVEVCDNGGGIDESIIEKIFDPYFSTKDKHNGTGLGLYMSKMIIEEHLDGKLSVVNSKDGACFKIEI
- a CDS encoding TolC family protein → MKLKLFLVFFISLNIYAQNLSQILDSLKDGKKTLAITEKTSLDIAQSELFDTQEAPELTLNISHADETSKDGSEYAVALSQNLMQPFASSSKKNATQDVIKAIKQTQKRDLLLLSLEVASRYHSACISKEMSEGADTLFKEQNTKYSQLERAYELGEISKKSLLFNKLDLAKLQQKVLIHKREYTAGISHLQERVDGLTLQELSCSDLLQITRDVSLKSIEKHSQMQKISYEQSSANSFYKVYDSMFNSLAYELVYEKELDKTRYTFGLSFPLGFATSQKQKQQAEYLHKSSTLMAEKEALSFEIKNTSASMHLRVQALYDEYMLLNQEILPMSLELKELSKSALTQGEGSVMEYLDATRSYIENLLEMLEVKKNYYDELFELYKKADLDLGEKL